One part of the Nostoc sp. PCC 7120 = FACHB-418 genome encodes these proteins:
- a CDS encoding ATP-binding protein: MRQSNNQVTKPPFHQIKAPLQIGESGKKYFNFTVTLETENNLYQVIKNSHKIIFVFTSDGYVCYTSPNVTEILGHEIRELEGKSFFSFVHNDDVQLFTDYLSTVSNCNNKHQPLEYRIKDKDGSWRWQEISTSAFKDENTNILYCVGITDDITDRKLTEAALAERIQLANFRTAIDTVFSQDHTLQELMRGCAETMVTHLNAAFARIWTLNKQNNVLELQVSSGMYTHIDGPHRFVPVGKFKIGLIAEEAKPHLTNSVQTDPRVGNKEWAKQEGMIAFAGYPLIVEGEILGVIAMFSRQVLSKSTFEALRITAHEVALGIKRKQTEEELRKSEAKYREIAQTAQEKAQKLEAALWELQQTQAQLIQTEKMSSLGQLVAGVAHEINNPVNFIYGNITHTREYIEDLLYLVKLYQNHYDSVLPDIADHIYGMDLEFISQDLPKVLNSMHMGAERIRQIVLSLRNFSRLDEDGMKAVDIHEGIDNTLLLLQNRLKAKPGCNEIQVIKEYGNLPNIVCHAGQLNQVFMNLLTNAIDALEESVASSHLSVVNHQTTNNPRILIRTELTTDNQVIIRIADNGMGMAEKVLNRLFDPFFTTKPIGKGTGMGLSISYQIVVTNHQGQLQCISAPGKGAEFIITIPTGDG, translated from the coding sequence GTGAGACAATCAAATAATCAAGTTACCAAACCACCCTTTCATCAGATAAAAGCGCCTCTGCAAATTGGAGAGTCTGGAAAAAAATACTTCAATTTCACAGTTACTTTAGAAACTGAAAACAATCTATATCAAGTTATAAAAAATTCTCATAAAATTATTTTTGTATTCACAAGTGATGGTTACGTTTGCTACACTTCACCTAATGTCACAGAAATCTTAGGACATGAAATAAGAGAACTGGAAGGTAAATCTTTCTTTTCTTTTGTCCACAATGACGATGTGCAACTATTTACTGATTATTTATCCACAGTTTCTAACTGTAACAATAAGCACCAGCCATTAGAATACAGGATAAAAGACAAAGATGGTAGCTGGCGATGGCAGGAAATTAGCACATCTGCCTTTAAAGATGAGAATACTAATATTTTGTATTGTGTAGGCATTACTGACGATATAACCGACCGCAAACTTACAGAAGCGGCGCTAGCAGAAAGAATCCAGTTAGCTAACTTTCGGACAGCAATTGATACTGTTTTCTCTCAAGATCACACATTACAAGAGTTAATGCGTGGCTGTGCTGAGACTATGGTGACACATCTCAATGCAGCCTTTGCCCGCATCTGGACACTGAATAAACAAAATAACGTCCTCGAATTACAAGTTAGTTCGGGGATGTATACCCACATTGATGGCCCCCATAGATTTGTACCAGTCGGTAAATTCAAAATTGGGTTAATTGCCGAAGAAGCCAAACCCCACCTCACCAACTCTGTACAAACCGACCCCCGTGTAGGGAATAAAGAGTGGGCAAAGCAAGAGGGAATGATTGCCTTTGCTGGCTATCCCTTGATTGTGGAAGGAGAAATATTAGGGGTCATCGCCATGTTTTCTCGCCAAGTCCTCAGCAAGTCTACCTTTGAAGCCTTGAGAATAACAGCCCATGAGGTTGCTCTCGGCATTAAGCGCAAGCAGACTGAAGAAGAACTGAGAAAATCTGAAGCTAAATACCGAGAAATTGCCCAAACAGCCCAAGAAAAAGCCCAAAAGTTAGAAGCAGCGCTATGGGAACTCCAACAAACCCAGGCGCAATTAATTCAAACAGAGAAAATGTCCAGTTTAGGACAATTAGTAGCGGGTGTTGCCCATGAAATTAATAATCCCGTGAATTTTATCTACGGTAATATCACTCATACCCGTGAATACATAGAGGATTTGCTTTACTTGGTTAAACTCTATCAAAATCACTACGATTCAGTATTACCAGACATTGCAGACCATATATACGGCATGGATTTAGAGTTTATTTCTCAAGATTTGCCTAAAGTTTTGAATTCAATGCACATGGGAGCAGAACGTATTCGACAGATAGTCCTTTCTTTGCGTAACTTCTCTCGCCTAGACGAAGATGGCATGAAAGCAGTAGATATTCATGAAGGTATCGATAATACATTGCTATTATTGCAAAATCGTCTAAAAGCTAAACCAGGCTGTAATGAGATTCAAGTAATTAAAGAGTACGGCAACCTACCCAATATCGTATGTCACGCCGGACAACTCAATCAAGTATTTATGAATTTACTGACTAATGCAATTGATGCTTTGGAAGAGTCTGTTGCCAGTAGTCATTTGTCAGTGGTGAATCATCAAACAACTAACAATCCCCGAATTCTGATTCGGACTGAACTTACCACCGACAACCAGGTAATTATCCGTATTGCTGATAATGGAATGGGAATGGCAGAGAAAGTTCTTAATCGGCTATTTGACCCTTTCTTCACCACTAAACCCATAGGTAAAGGCACTGGCATGGGACTATCAATTAGTTACCAAATTGTGGTGACAAACCACCAGGGACAATTACAGTGTATCTCTGCGCCAGGAAAGGGGGCTGAGTTTATCATTACAATTCCCACGGGTGATGGGTAA